DNA from Musa acuminata AAA Group cultivar baxijiao chromosome BXJ1-5, Cavendish_Baxijiao_AAA, whole genome shotgun sequence:
AACACCTGCGGAGTTAAACAATGAGGCCAATGCTGCACATTCATTCATCCGatgttgctgcatcagatgttaaTCCAGACTAAATTTCAATCAGTGTTACCTGTAAGGTGGCAAGAGAGAAAAGGGCCATGCCGATGCTCCGGTGAGTCGTGTACTCGATTCCCTTAGATTTGCTACCAAGACTGAGGCCAGTAGCCCAGCCACCAACTCCAACACCGTAGCCAATAATCTGGCATGTTACATGAAGATAAAACCATGTAGGATCGGCAGACTCGAATGTTTTCAGGTATCTAGAGAAGATTGCACCAATTGGAAGCAGAATCCCCCAACTCACTGCATTCAGAACTCCATGTACCTGTGCAGAAGACAAACATTGAACATCCAGATGCAAGCACCAGTCTCTAAGCAAAGCTCAATTCCATCATCTAACACAGCTTTCGTGCTGTAGTTGCTCTATAGAACAAATCCTTTTCCAATTTAAGGTGGTATTCTAGTGTAATACAACTTTGCCAAGTGACAAGAATGCATATTTCCATCTCAATCAGTAATGTTTATATTAGGAAAATTGACAATCACTATCCCCAAATCTTATCAACATGGAATTCATAGAGGTGACAATGATCTGTATGTGACGATGACGGCAACTTCTCCAAAGAAAAAAGAGCATGGATCATCATAGTGCTCACTACTGTAGCTTATCATGTGTTCTTGAGACCTATCACTTATAGGACAATGCATATTATCATCGGCTGTCAAAAGCAAGATTTAAAGTATTTATACTCTTTGAGTATAAGTGGTAAAGTTCAAAGTATTTAACTATTGATTTTTTTTCCCCTTAAATCCTtctccacaaaaaaaaaaggaattaaaaatgaaatttttctatgaagtaTTCTAAGTAAAAATTGATTGCAAATTAACCAATAATATCGACCAAAATTAATAAGGGGGAGGGGAGTCCCAAGCAAAGAGTTCTACTCACATTCTTGTTCCTGGAACTGGAAGCTTCGGAGCCGGAGACCGCCCCTTTGATGAGATCCAGCTTTCCCTTGGACTGTATATTCTCCTGCGCTATGGCGTGCTGCTGGGGGACCCCATCCGCCACCGACGATCCCACCTGCCACACCTGCTTCACCGCCGTGGTCCCCGCTGGCAGTTTCACCTTCCCGAAGACCCGCATCACCCCGCCGGAGTACTCTGCCGCCAGATCCGAGGTCTGGAAGTCGATCGCCCCCTCCGCGATGGACCCGTAGCCGGTAATGTTGTACGTCCGTACCCCCATCGACCCGTTGGGCTGGTGGAACGCGATCAGGGCCTGGGACCCGATCATGCCGTCGGCGGTAGGGTTGATCGCCCACGCCACCCAGCCCTCCGGCTTGGGCGGCGGCGCCACGAACGCCAGCGAGAGGGTGGCCGCCGTGGCGTCGAAGGACCAGtggagcgaggaggagaggtgggGGAGGTCGCTGCAGGCGGCGTAGACGCGGTTCGAGGAGAAGGTCACGGATGAGCACGCGCCGGCGGCAGCGGCGGACGATGCTACTGCGAAGATGACCAGGAACGCGAGCTGAAACCGTGGAGCGTCCATGGCTCCGGGAAAGACCCTacgcttcgtcttcttcttcagatgcttCTCTCGTTCTCTCTGAGAAGGGCGAGTGGCGAGTGAGGCAAAGCTTCGAGCTCGCGCTTTATAAAG
Protein-coding regions in this window:
- the LOC135674565 gene encoding cytochrome b561 and DOMON domain-containing protein At4g12980-like, which gives rise to MDAPRFQLAFLVIFAVASSAAAAGACSSVTFSSNRVYAACSDLPHLSSSLHWSFDATAATLSLAFVAPPPKPEGWVAWAINPTADGMIGSQALIAFHQPNGSMGVRTYNITGYGSIAEGAIDFQTSDLAAEYSGGVMRVFGKVKLPAGTTAVKQVWQVGSSVADGVPQQHAIAQENIQSKGKLDLIKGAVSGSEASSSRNKNVHGVLNAVSWGILLPIGAIFSRYLKTFESADPTWFYLHVTCQIIGYGVGVGGWATGLSLGSKSKGIEYTTHRSIGMALFSLATLQVFALFLRPNKDHKYRFYWNIYHHLVGYTVIILGIINVFQGLDILGVDHKWRAGYIIAICILGGIALFLEVATWIVVLKRKSDGSTRPYGESTSNGVQKPLSV